One Luteibacter sp. 9135 DNA segment encodes these proteins:
- the tolQ gene encoding protein TolQ has protein sequence MNGGLNIFKLVAEASLPVQLVMLLLLVFSFLSWVIIIRKYSQLKTAHDNAETFEDRFWSGADLAALFREVGNREGQSGIENVFEAGFREFARQRQRRAGDADRIMESSERAMRVAGTREIGKLEQNLEFLANVGSISPYIGLFGTVWGIMGAFQGLGEMKDVTISVVAPHISEALIATAMGLFAAIPAVWAYNRFATKVERVASRYEVFQEEFSSVLQRQIHADDVA, from the coding sequence ATGAACGGTGGACTGAACATTTTCAAGCTGGTTGCGGAAGCAAGCCTGCCGGTGCAGCTGGTGATGCTGCTTCTCCTCGTCTTCTCGTTCCTGTCGTGGGTCATCATCATCCGCAAGTACAGCCAGCTGAAGACCGCCCACGACAACGCCGAGACCTTCGAGGATCGCTTCTGGTCCGGTGCCGACCTGGCGGCCCTGTTCCGTGAGGTGGGTAACCGCGAAGGCCAGAGCGGCATCGAGAACGTGTTCGAGGCCGGCTTCCGCGAGTTCGCCCGCCAGCGCCAGCGCCGGGCCGGCGATGCCGACCGCATCATGGAAAGCTCCGAGCGCGCCATGCGCGTGGCCGGCACTCGCGAGATCGGCAAGCTGGAACAGAACCTGGAATTCCTGGCCAACGTTGGCTCGATCAGCCCGTATATCGGCCTGTTCGGTACCGTCTGGGGCATCATGGGTGCCTTCCAGGGCCTGGGCGAGATGAAGGACGTCACCATTTCCGTGGTGGCTCCGCACATCTCCGAGGCCCTGATCGCCACGGCCATGGGCCTGTTCGCCGCCATCCCGGCCGTCTGGGCCTACAACCGCTTCGCCACCAAGGTGGAGCGCGTCGCGTCGCGTTACGAGGTGTTCCAGGAAGAGTTCTCCTCGGTGCTGCAGCGCCAGATCCACGCCGACGACGTCGCCTGA
- the ybgC gene encoding tol-pal system-associated acyl-CoA thioesterase translates to MSAFSFPVRIYWEDTDAGGVVYHANYVRFMERARTEWLRAQGIDQLALRETTSLGFVVREMHLDFLRPARLDDELQVTVDVKERRSASMLFGQEIVCGGTTLLRATVRVACVNLVTMRPAQIPAGLFLQAFPLT, encoded by the coding sequence ATGAGCGCCTTCAGCTTTCCCGTGCGCATCTACTGGGAAGACACGGACGCCGGCGGCGTGGTGTACCACGCCAACTATGTCCGTTTCATGGAGCGCGCCCGCACGGAATGGCTGCGCGCGCAGGGCATCGACCAGTTGGCCCTGCGCGAAACCACCTCGCTCGGCTTCGTCGTCCGCGAGATGCACCTCGATTTCCTGCGGCCGGCCCGTCTGGATGATGAACTCCAGGTCACGGTAGACGTCAAAGAGCGGCGTTCAGCCAGTATGCTGTTCGGTCAGGAGATCGTGTGCGGGGGCACGACGCTGTTGCGCGCCACGGTGCGCGTGGCGTGCGTCAACCTCGTCACCATGCGACCTGCCCAGATACCGGCCGGCTTGTTCCTCCAAGCCTTCCCCCTTACCTAA
- the ruvB gene encoding Holliday junction branch migration DNA helicase RuvB, with protein sequence MSEHRIISTAAAMDDDALEASIRPKRLAEYLGQQTVREQMSIYIEAARRRQGALDHVLIFGPPGLGKTTLSHVIANELGVNVRSTSGPVLERAGDLAALLTNLEKNDVLFVDEIHRLSPVVEEVLYPAMEDFQIDIMIGEGPAARSIKLDLPPFTLIGATTRAGLLTGPLRDRFGIIQRLEFYSVDELTAIVRRAAKIFGIECELEGAIEIARRSRGTPRIANRLLRRVRDFAEVRGDGIITHALARAATDMLRVDAEGFDDLDRRLLSTIIESFDGGPVGVESLAAALSEDRGTLEDVVEPYLIQQGYLIRTARGRMASAKAWRHLGLNPPPRQGDVPDLFVDDP encoded by the coding sequence ATGTCCGAGCACCGAATCATCTCCACCGCCGCCGCCATGGATGACGACGCGCTGGAAGCCAGCATCCGTCCCAAACGCCTGGCCGAATACCTCGGCCAGCAGACGGTGCGTGAGCAGATGTCGATCTACATCGAGGCCGCGCGGCGTAGGCAGGGCGCACTCGACCACGTGCTCATCTTCGGGCCGCCCGGTCTGGGCAAGACCACGCTGTCGCACGTGATCGCCAACGAGCTGGGCGTCAACGTCCGCTCCACCTCCGGGCCGGTGCTGGAACGCGCGGGCGACCTGGCCGCGTTGCTGACCAACCTGGAAAAGAACGACGTCCTGTTCGTGGACGAAATCCACCGCCTTTCCCCGGTGGTGGAGGAAGTGCTCTATCCGGCCATGGAAGACTTCCAAATCGACATCATGATCGGGGAGGGCCCGGCCGCCCGCTCGATCAAGCTCGACCTGCCGCCCTTTACCCTGATCGGCGCGACCACGCGTGCGGGCCTGCTCACCGGCCCGCTGCGCGACCGTTTCGGCATCATCCAGCGGCTGGAGTTCTACAGCGTGGACGAGCTGACCGCGATCGTCCGCCGCGCCGCGAAAATCTTCGGTATCGAGTGCGAGCTGGAGGGTGCGATCGAGATCGCCCGGCGATCCCGCGGCACGCCGCGCATCGCCAACCGGCTGCTGCGCCGGGTGCGTGATTTCGCCGAGGTGCGCGGCGATGGCATCATCACCCACGCCCTGGCCCGTGCCGCGACCGACATGCTCAGGGTGGACGCCGAGGGTTTCGACGATCTCGACCGCCGCCTCCTGAGCACCATCATCGAGAGTTTCGACGGTGGTCCCGTCGGGGTGGAATCCCTGGCCGCCGCCCTCAGCGAGGACCGCGGCACCCTCGAGGACGTGGTCGAGCCCTACCTGATCCAGCAGGGCTACCTGATCCGCACCGCCCGTGGCCGCATGGCCTCGGCGAAGGCCTGGCGCCACCTCGGCCTCAACCCGCCGCCGCGCCAGGGTGACGTCCCCGACCTGTTCGTAGACGACCCATGA
- a CDS encoding potassium transporter Kup: MGHHNPAEELQNARGKKLAALALGAIGIVFGDIGTSPLYTMKETLGTHGMTPQPAAVLGVLSLIFWSLLMVISLKYVTFVMRADNKGEGGIMALMALAQRSVSGSPRSRWVLAAIGIFGASLFYGDGVITPAMSVLSAVEGLEVAAPSLDTYVVPICLVILVALFAIQRHGTEIVGKAFAPVMTVWFLVLAWLGLRQLVMHPQVLWALNPWYAVTFFTEHGRSAFIALGGVVLALTGGEALYADMGHFGKKPIRLAWFFFVLPALLINYFGQGALLLHDQTAIENPFYKMVPENLLYPMIALATASAVIASQAVISGAFSMTREAMSLGYSPRMAVVHTSHEMSGQIFVPWVNRLLMVLVFLAVIGFRSSNNLGAAYGIAVTGTMTMTTLLALVVARRRWNWHWAAVITVGVIFLVIDLAFFGANALKIAHGGWFPLVLGVVIFTVMTTWRRGRDLVVREIKQSGLALEPFVANIADHPPLIVPGTAVFLTANQNSVPHAMLHNLKHNKVLHERNVLLTVEMLETPVADFDERMEVIEYGGGFFGLQLRYGFAEDPNIPLSLSRASARGLDFDMMDTTFFLSRETIVADARRPGMALWRDKLFAFLARNAMPATAFFQIPGNRLIELGAQVEI; the protein is encoded by the coding sequence ATGGGTCATCACAATCCCGCCGAAGAACTGCAGAACGCCCGCGGCAAGAAACTTGCCGCGCTGGCGCTCGGGGCCATCGGCATCGTTTTCGGCGACATCGGCACCAGCCCGCTGTACACCATGAAGGAAACCCTCGGCACGCACGGCATGACGCCGCAGCCTGCCGCGGTGCTCGGCGTGCTGTCGCTGATCTTCTGGTCGCTGCTGATGGTGATCTCGCTGAAGTACGTCACCTTCGTGATGCGTGCCGACAACAAGGGCGAGGGCGGCATCATGGCGCTCATGGCGCTGGCGCAGCGCAGCGTCAGCGGTTCGCCGCGCTCGCGCTGGGTGCTGGCCGCCATCGGCATCTTCGGCGCGTCGCTGTTCTACGGGGACGGCGTGATCACGCCGGCCATGTCCGTGCTATCCGCGGTGGAAGGCCTGGAAGTGGCGGCCCCCTCGCTGGATACCTACGTGGTGCCCATCTGCCTGGTCATCCTGGTGGCGCTGTTCGCCATCCAGCGGCACGGCACCGAAATCGTCGGCAAGGCCTTTGCCCCGGTCATGACCGTGTGGTTCCTCGTGCTGGCCTGGCTGGGCCTGCGTCAGCTGGTCATGCATCCGCAGGTGCTGTGGGCGTTAAACCCGTGGTACGCGGTGACCTTCTTTACCGAGCACGGCCGTTCCGCCTTCATCGCGCTGGGTGGCGTGGTGCTGGCGCTGACCGGCGGCGAAGCGCTCTACGCCGACATGGGTCACTTCGGCAAGAAGCCGATCCGCCTGGCCTGGTTCTTCTTCGTGCTGCCGGCGCTCCTCATCAACTACTTCGGCCAGGGCGCGCTGCTGCTGCACGACCAGACCGCGATCGAAAACCCGTTCTACAAGATGGTGCCCGAGAACCTGCTGTACCCGATGATCGCGCTGGCCACGGCGTCGGCGGTGATCGCCTCGCAGGCGGTGATCTCGGGCGCCTTCTCGATGACCCGCGAGGCGATGTCGCTGGGCTACTCGCCACGCATGGCCGTGGTGCACACCTCGCACGAGATGTCGGGGCAGATCTTCGTGCCCTGGGTGAACCGTCTGCTGATGGTGCTGGTGTTCCTCGCGGTCATCGGTTTCCGCTCGTCGAACAACCTCGGTGCGGCTTACGGCATCGCCGTGACCGGCACCATGACCATGACCACGCTGCTGGCGCTGGTCGTCGCTCGCCGCCGCTGGAACTGGCACTGGGCGGCCGTCATCACGGTCGGCGTCATCTTCCTGGTCATCGACCTGGCCTTCTTCGGCGCCAACGCGCTGAAGATCGCCCATGGCGGCTGGTTCCCGCTGGTGCTGGGTGTGGTGATCTTCACCGTCATGACCACGTGGCGGCGGGGCAGAGACCTCGTGGTGCGCGAGATCAAGCAGTCCGGCCTGGCGCTGGAGCCCTTCGTGGCGAACATCGCCGACCATCCGCCGCTGATCGTGCCGGGTACGGCGGTGTTCCTCACCGCCAACCAGAACTCGGTGCCGCACGCGATGCTGCACAACCTCAAGCACAACAAGGTGCTGCACGAGCGCAACGTGCTGCTGACGGTCGAGATGCTGGAAACGCCCGTGGCCGACTTCGACGAGCGCATGGAAGTGATCGAATACGGCGGCGGCTTCTTCGGCCTGCAGCTGCGCTACGGCTTCGCCGAGGATCCGAACATCCCGCTGTCGCTCTCGCGCGCGAGTGCACGCGGACTCGATTTCGACATGATGGATACGACGTTCTTCCTGTCCCGCGAAACCATCGTGGCGGATGCGCGCCGTCCCGGCATGGCCCTTTGGCGCGACAAGCTGTTCGCCTTCCTCGCCCGTAACGCGATGCCGGCCACGGCCTTCTTCCAGATTCCGGGCAACCGGCTGATCGAACTGGGCGCTCAGGTCGAGATATAA
- the ruvA gene encoding Holliday junction branch migration protein RuvA has protein sequence MIGRLRGILISKQPPSLLIEVGGVGYDVDAPMSTIYDLPATGKEVILLTHYAVKEDGVALYGFLRETERAMFRNLLKVSGIGAKIALAVLSGVSTEELSRQVHAGDVVALTKIPGIGKKTAERMVVELRDRVDAVGVRLPAAPGTGDAIPVDPVSEATVALQQLGYKPVEASRLVQKAAAEGDTAEAIIRKALRAALGS, from the coding sequence ATGATCGGCCGCCTGCGGGGCATTCTTATCAGCAAGCAGCCACCCTCCCTCCTGATCGAGGTGGGCGGGGTCGGTTACGACGTCGATGCGCCGATGTCCACCATCTACGACCTTCCCGCCACGGGCAAGGAGGTCATCCTGCTCACCCATTACGCGGTGAAGGAAGATGGCGTGGCGCTGTACGGTTTCCTGCGTGAGACCGAGCGGGCCATGTTCCGCAACCTGCTGAAGGTGAGCGGCATCGGCGCGAAGATCGCGCTGGCCGTGCTGTCCGGTGTGTCCACCGAGGAACTATCCCGGCAGGTGCATGCGGGCGACGTGGTGGCGCTGACCAAGATCCCCGGCATCGGCAAGAAGACCGCCGAGCGCATGGTGGTCGAGTTGCGCGATCGCGTGGATGCGGTCGGTGTCCGGCTGCCGGCGGCACCGGGCACGGGCGATGCCATCCCGGTGGACCCGGTAAGCGAAGCCACCGTGGCGCTGCAACAACTAGGTTACAAGCCGGTGGAAGCATCGCGTCTGGTACAGAAGGCGGCCGCCGAAGGCGATACCGCCGAGGCCATTATCCGCAAGGCGCTCCGCGCCGCGCTGGGAAGCTGA
- the ruvC gene encoding crossover junction endodeoxyribonuclease RuvC — translation MTRILGIDPGSQRTGVGVLDVADNGTLTHVWHGALTIGGEATFPLRLKRIFDELGVIIATHAPAEAAIEKVFMARNPDSALKLGQARGAAICAVVNRGIVVHEYAATEVKQAVVGTGRADKTQVQHMIGMILGIKGPLQADAADALAIAIAHAHTRSSIERVGIPRTAWRRRR, via the coding sequence ATGACCCGCATCCTCGGTATCGATCCGGGTAGCCAGCGTACGGGCGTCGGTGTGCTCGATGTCGCCGACAACGGCACGCTGACGCACGTATGGCACGGTGCGCTCACCATCGGCGGGGAGGCCACCTTCCCGTTGCGGCTGAAGCGTATCTTCGACGAACTGGGTGTCATCATCGCCACGCACGCGCCGGCCGAGGCCGCCATCGAGAAAGTGTTCATGGCGCGCAATCCCGATTCGGCCCTCAAGCTGGGCCAGGCGCGCGGCGCCGCCATCTGCGCCGTGGTCAACCGGGGCATCGTGGTGCACGAATACGCGGCCACCGAGGTCAAGCAGGCCGTGGTCGGTACCGGCCGCGCCGACAAGACCCAGGTCCAGCACATGATCGGGATGATCCTCGGCATCAAGGGGCCGCTCCAGGCCGATGCCGCGGATGCGCTGGCGATCGCGATCGCCCACGCCCACACCCGGTCCAGTATCGAACGCGTGGGTATCCCGCGCACGGCATGGAGACGTCGCCGATGA
- a CDS encoding YebC/PmpR family DNA-binding transcriptional regulator — MGRGPSIEGRKNAEDAKRAKVFTKLIREITIATRGGVPDPNGNPRLRAAVDKALAANMTRDTIERAIKRGSGAEGGADMHEVRYEGYGPAGTALIIDCVTDNQTRTVADVRAALNKLGGNMGTTNSVAFQFTRVGQVRVHTGGDADVEAKLEEAAIENNAEDIVIENGVGTVLLAADPIAVEAMRKALAAAGFEIDGSDVVMRPNGPLVTPTGEALEHFEKLLDRLSALDDVDEVYHNAVLPTQDADEA; from the coding sequence ATGGGTAGAGGCCCTTCCATCGAAGGTCGCAAGAACGCCGAAGACGCCAAGCGCGCCAAGGTGTTCACCAAGCTGATCCGCGAAATCACCATCGCCACCCGTGGCGGCGTGCCCGACCCCAACGGCAACCCGCGCCTGCGCGCCGCCGTGGACAAGGCGCTGGCCGCCAACATGACCCGCGACACCATCGAGCGCGCGATCAAGCGCGGTTCCGGTGCCGAGGGCGGCGCCGACATGCACGAGGTGCGCTACGAGGGCTACGGCCCCGCGGGCACCGCGCTCATCATCGACTGCGTGACCGACAACCAGACCCGCACCGTCGCCGACGTGCGCGCGGCGCTGAACAAGCTCGGCGGCAACATGGGCACTACCAATTCGGTGGCATTCCAGTTCACCCGCGTGGGCCAGGTGCGGGTGCACACCGGTGGCGACGCCGATGTCGAGGCGAAGCTGGAAGAAGCGGCCATCGAGAACAACGCCGAAGACATCGTCATCGAGAACGGTGTCGGCACGGTGCTGCTCGCCGCCGATCCCATCGCCGTGGAAGCCATGCGCAAGGCGCTGGCCGCCGCGGGTTTCGAGATCGACGGCTCCGACGTGGTCATGCGCCCGAACGGTCCCCTGGTCACCCCCACGGGCGAGGCGCTGGAGCACTTCGAGAAGCTGCTCGACCGGCTCAGCGCGCTCGACGACGTCGACGAGGTCTACCACAACGCTGTTCTCCCGACACAGGATGCGGACGAGGCGTGA
- a CDS encoding esterase/lipase family protein yields MSDSPIDVLLLHGLWMRGFAMAMLSRRLRDEGFRVHPFEYMSVVAPPQQAIERLRKRIRHLAPEPVHIVGHSLGGILALLACRDEAPSPARIVCLGSPLNGSGAARGLTHRWGGDMLLGQAKGLLEHGLDRWDGAREVGMIAGRMPVGLGALVGEIGEEHDGSVGVEETRLPGLCDHCVLETSHTGLLVSADVARQVATFLREGRFAAPLSPPA; encoded by the coding sequence ATGAGTGACTCGCCCATCGACGTGCTGTTGCTGCATGGCCTGTGGATGCGCGGTTTTGCCATGGCGATGCTCAGCCGCCGGCTGCGCGACGAAGGGTTCCGGGTCCATCCGTTCGAATACATGAGCGTGGTCGCGCCGCCGCAGCAGGCCATCGAACGCCTGCGGAAACGGATTCGCCACCTGGCGCCCGAGCCCGTGCATATCGTCGGGCACAGCCTGGGCGGCATCCTCGCCCTGCTGGCCTGCCGTGACGAAGCGCCGTCGCCCGCCCGCATCGTCTGCCTCGGCTCGCCGCTCAACGGCAGCGGCGCGGCGCGGGGCCTGACCCACCGCTGGGGTGGCGACATGCTGCTGGGCCAGGCCAAGGGCCTGCTCGAACATGGCCTGGATCGCTGGGACGGCGCGCGCGAGGTCGGCATGATCGCCGGCCGCATGCCGGTCGGCCTGGGCGCACTGGTAGGTGAGATCGGCGAGGAGCACGATGGCTCGGTGGGCGTGGAGGAAACCCGCCTGCCGGGCCTGTGCGATCACTGCGTCCTGGAAACCAGTCACACCGGCCTGCTGGTCTCGGCGGATGTGGCCCGGCAGGTCGCGACCTTCCTCCGTGAGGGACGCTTTGCCGCCCCCCTTAGCCCCCCGGCCTGA
- the aspS gene encoding aspartate--tRNA ligase, whose protein sequence is MRSHFCGAIDESLVGQEVTLCGWVNTLRLQSHVAFVDLRDHEGIAQVVIERENATAFAVAGELGNEFVIRVTGQLRRRLSSNDKLKTGTVELLADTVQILNEARDLPFAQHETPNEDMRMTYRYLDLRRPEMQQMMRTRTALVRELRRYLDAAGFQDIETPILTKATPEGARDYLVPSRVHPGQFYALPQSPQLFKQILMMAGFDRYYQIARCFRDEDLRADRQPEFTQLDLEFAFVEEQDVQDFVEDLIRHVFREVRKVELDAAFPRMTYAEAMRRFGSDKPDLRIALELTDIAEAVKHVEFKVFSGPANDPAGRVAALRVPGAAGLSRKDIDGLTEYAARYGAKGLAWLKVDDLAKGREGINSPVAKFLDDDALAQVLALTGAANGDIVFFGAGAWKTVTDFMGALRIKLGRDRGLVEDTWKPLWVTDFPMFEYDDEEKRFVALHHPFTAPKVDDIADLREHAVTAVSRGYDMVLNGNEIGGGSIRIHRPEMQSAVFGLLGIGADEAEAKFGFLLKALRMGAPPHGGLAFGIDRIAALMAGTESIRDVIAFPKTTSAQDLMTDAPSPVSEPQLKELHVRVAAEAPKP, encoded by the coding sequence ATGCGCAGCCATTTTTGCGGAGCCATCGACGAGTCCCTGGTCGGCCAGGAAGTCACCCTTTGCGGCTGGGTCAACACCCTCCGCCTGCAGAGCCACGTGGCCTTCGTCGACCTTCGCGACCACGAGGGCATCGCCCAGGTCGTGATCGAGCGCGAGAACGCCACGGCCTTCGCCGTGGCCGGCGAGCTGGGCAACGAATTCGTCATCCGGGTCACCGGCCAGCTCCGCCGCCGCCTGTCGTCCAACGACAAGCTGAAGACGGGCACGGTCGAGTTGCTCGCCGACACCGTGCAGATCCTCAACGAGGCCCGTGACCTGCCGTTCGCGCAGCACGAGACGCCGAACGAGGACATGCGGATGACCTACCGCTACCTCGACCTGCGCCGTCCCGAGATGCAGCAGATGATGCGCACGCGTACCGCGCTGGTGCGCGAGCTGCGCCGTTACCTGGATGCCGCCGGCTTCCAGGACATCGAAACCCCGATCCTGACCAAGGCCACGCCGGAAGGCGCGCGCGACTACCTGGTGCCCAGCCGCGTGCATCCGGGTCAGTTCTACGCGCTGCCGCAGTCGCCGCAGCTGTTCAAGCAGATCCTGATGATGGCGGGCTTCGACCGCTACTACCAGATCGCCCGCTGCTTCCGCGACGAAGACCTCCGCGCCGATCGCCAGCCGGAATTCACCCAGCTCGACCTGGAGTTCGCCTTCGTCGAGGAACAGGACGTCCAGGACTTCGTCGAGGACCTGATCCGCCACGTGTTCCGAGAAGTGCGCAAGGTGGAACTGGACGCCGCGTTCCCGCGCATGACCTACGCCGAGGCCATGCGCCGCTTCGGTTCGGACAAGCCCGACCTGCGCATTGCGCTGGAGCTGACCGACATCGCCGAGGCGGTGAAACACGTCGAGTTCAAGGTGTTCTCCGGGCCGGCCAACGATCCGGCCGGCCGCGTGGCCGCCCTGCGCGTGCCGGGCGCGGCGGGCCTCTCGCGCAAGGACATCGACGGCCTGACCGAATACGCCGCCCGCTACGGGGCAAAGGGCCTGGCCTGGCTCAAGGTCGACGATCTGGCCAAGGGTCGCGAGGGCATCAACTCGCCGGTGGCCAAGTTCCTCGACGACGATGCCCTGGCACAGGTGCTGGCGCTCACCGGCGCCGCCAATGGCGACATCGTGTTCTTCGGCGCTGGCGCCTGGAAGACGGTCACCGACTTCATGGGCGCGCTGCGCATCAAGCTCGGTCGCGACCGTGGCCTGGTCGAGGACACCTGGAAGCCGCTGTGGGTCACCGACTTCCCCATGTTCGAATACGACGACGAGGAAAAACGCTTCGTCGCCCTCCATCACCCGTTCACCGCGCCCAAGGTCGACGACATCGCCGACCTGCGCGAGCACGCGGTCACGGCGGTCAGCCGTGGCTACGACATGGTGCTCAACGGCAACGAGATCGGCGGCGGCTCCATCCGTATCCATCGCCCCGAGATGCAGAGTGCCGTGTTCGGCCTGCTGGGCATCGGCGCCGACGAGGCCGAAGCCAAGTTCGGCTTCCTGCTCAAGGCCCTGCGCATGGGTGCCCCGCCGCACGGTGGCCTGGCCTTCGGCATCGACCGCATCGCGGCGCTCATGGCGGGCACCGAGTCCATCCGTGACGTCATCGCCTTCCCCAAGACCACCAGCGCGCAAGACCTGATGACCGACGCCCCGTCGCCGGTGTCGGAGCCCCAGCTGAAGGAACTCCACGTCCGCGTCGCCGCGGAGGCGCCCAAACCCTGA
- a CDS encoding DUF3011 domain-containing protein: MKRILGLVAMVALGAGLFVTPHVAQAQRGGDTVNCYSDSGRRAYCQVPWRDARLVRQDSQTPCIRGRNWDMDRGGLWVDDGCRGIFQEAGGWGGGRPGWGDNGGRPGWGNDRDRDRYPPGYGRPDGGRPGYAGNSGQIVSCDSEDNKRVLCRWPVGPGARLVEQNSDAACREGYSYGFSPQGIWADHGCRAKFDIGR, translated from the coding sequence ATGAAACGCATTCTCGGGTTGGTCGCCATGGTTGCGCTGGGCGCGGGGCTGTTCGTGACGCCGCACGTGGCGCAGGCCCAGCGCGGCGGTGACACGGTCAACTGCTACAGCGACAGCGGCCGCCGCGCCTATTGCCAAGTGCCGTGGCGCGACGCACGCCTGGTCCGGCAGGACTCCCAGACCCCCTGCATCCGCGGTCGCAACTGGGACATGGATCGCGGTGGCCTGTGGGTCGACGATGGCTGCCGCGGCATCTTCCAGGAAGCGGGTGGCTGGGGCGGCGGCCGACCGGGCTGGGGCGACAACGGTGGTCGTCCTGGCTGGGGCAACGACCGCGATCGCGATCGCTATCCTCCCGGTTACGGCAGGCCCGATGGCGGTCGTCCCGGCTATGCCGGCAACAGCGGCCAGATCGTGTCCTGCGACAGCGAGGACAACAAACGCGTGCTGTGTCGCTGGCCGGTCGGACCCGGCGCCCGCCTGGTCGAACAGAACTCGGACGCCGCCTGTCGCGAGGGCTACAGCTACGGCTTCTCGCCCCAGGGCATCTGGGCCGATCACGGCTGCCGCGCGAAGTTCGATATCGGCCGCTGA
- a CDS encoding FmdB family zinc ribbon protein: protein MPIYEFQCKACGHRFERLQKMSDADPTVCPTCGEPQVGRMLSAPQFRLAGGGWYETDFKKDGDKKRNLVEGSSGAPAAAPAAAAPTPASTPAPAPSPAPAKSSGD from the coding sequence ATGCCCATCTACGAATTCCAGTGCAAGGCCTGCGGCCACCGCTTCGAGCGCCTGCAGAAGATGTCCGATGCCGATCCCACCGTGTGTCCCACCTGCGGCGAGCCGCAGGTGGGGCGCATGCTGAGCGCCCCGCAGTTCCGCCTGGCCGGCGGCGGCTGGTACGAGACCGACTTCAAGAAGGACGGCGACAAGAAGCGCAACCTCGTCGAGGGCTCGTCCGGTGCACCCGCCGCGGCGCCCGCGGCTGCGGCGCCCACGCCTGCCTCCACGCCGGCGCCGGCGCCGAGCCCGGCACCCGCCAAGTCGTCCGGCGACTGA